GTGGCCGCCTTCGCCGACACCCCGGTCCCCGGCCCGGCGCAGCGCCGGGCGGAGTAGCGCCGCCGTCAGCGGGACTCCTGCCGGGGGAGGACCACCTCCCGGAGGATCAGCTGGAGGGCGGCCACCGTCGGGATGGCGATCAGCGCGCCGACCACGCCCAGCAGCGACACCCCGAGCAGCGCGGCGAGCAGCGCCGCCACCTCGTTGACCGAGACCGCGCGGCGCATGATCTTCGGGTAGATGAGGTAGTTCTCGACCTGCTGGTAGATCAGGAAGAAAGCCAGGCAGGCGACCCCGACGGGCAGGTCCGTGGCGAGGCCCACCAGGGTCACCACCACCGCGCCCAGGGTCGCTCCGATCTGCGGGATCAGGTCGGTCACCGCGACCACCACGGCCAGCGCGAACGGGTACGGCAGGCCGACGACCAGCGCGAAGACGAAGGTGCTCGCCCCGGCCAGCACCGCGATGGTCAGGGCACCCACCATGTACGCGCCGACCCGGGTCAGGATCTCGTCGCCGATCAGCCGGACCCGCTCCCGTCGCGTGCGGGGCACCAGCGCGTAGCCCAGGTCGCGCAGCCGGTCGAAGTACGCCAGGAAGTAGATCGTCAGCACCAGCACGGTCAGCGCCCGGAAGATGGTGCCGAAGATGAGCTGCGCGCCGCCCAGCACGCCGCCGAGCGCCCGGCCGATGGTGTCCGCGTTCGCGGCCGAGCGCACCCGCTCCATCAGGTCGTACCGCTCGACCAGGTCGTTGACGGTGGGGTTGCGGCGCAGGTCGTCGACGTAGCCGGGGAGGTGCTGGATGAACTGCCCGGACTGGGTCACCACCGGCGGCACCAGGGCCAGCAGGCCGCCGACGATCAGCAGCACCACGGTGAGGGTGACCATGGCGACCGCCAGCCCGTGCGGCACGCCCCAGCCGCGCAGCCGGACCACCGCCGGGTGCAGCCCGACGGCGAGGAAGAGCGCGATCACCACCAGCACCAGGATGCCGACGGAGTTGCGGAGGCCCAGGAAGACCGCGTACGCCAGGAGCACGCC
This sequence is a window from Micromonospora sp. NBRC 110009. Protein-coding genes within it:
- a CDS encoding AI-2E family transporter — encoded protein: MTESTEFEPSGRFGVPGKPLRRSSFLVGFTGALGVLLAYAVFLGLRNSVGILVLVVIALFLAVGLHPAVVRLRGWGVPHGLAVAMVTLTVVLLIVGGLLALVPPVVTQSGQFIQHLPGYVDDLRRNPTVNDLVERYDLMERVRSAANADTIGRALGGVLGGAQLIFGTIFRALTVLVLTIYFLAYFDRLRDLGYALVPRTRRERVRLIGDEILTRVGAYMVGALTIAVLAGASTFVFALVVGLPYPFALAVVVAVTDLIPQIGATLGAVVVTLVGLATDLPVGVACLAFFLIYQQVENYLIYPKIMRRAVSVNEVAALLAALLGVSLLGVVGALIAIPTVAALQLILREVVLPRQESR